One stretch of Mangifera indica cultivar Alphonso chromosome 9, CATAS_Mindica_2.1, whole genome shotgun sequence DNA includes these proteins:
- the LOC123224893 gene encoding UDP-glycosyltransferase 83A1-like has translation MSGLHVLIIPFPAQGHVIPLLELSLCLVQHGFKITFVNTEHTHNRVINALHGRSIGDGIRLVSIPDGMEPGEDRNDIGKLCAHMPKVMPGKLEELIEEINRVEEEKLACVIVDGSVGFALEVAEKMKVKKAAFWPASVAILAFFYSIPKMVEDGVIDTDGTPVKKQMFQLAHDIPEVDSTNFVWSTIGGALSQKTFFDYMCKNIEAVKVTETLIGNSTYDFEPGAFNMVPNMLPIGPLLASNRQGNSVGHFWQEDSACLEWLDQQQPNSVIYVAFGSFAIIDKIQFQEFALGLELTNKPFLWVVRPDITDDAKEAFPEGFQERVANRGKMVGWAPQQKVLRHPSITCFFSHCGWNSTLEGLSNGLPFLCWPYFADQFMDESYICDIWQVGLRFKRDENGIITREEIKTKVAQLLGDENYKARALKLRKAAIETVKEGGKSNKCFNKFIEWMKAQEPTTSRK, from the exons atgagcGGTCTACATGTTCTGATCATACCTTTTCCTGCACAAGGCCATGTAATTCCTTTACTCGAGCTTTCCTTGTGCTTGGTTCAACATGGCTTCAAAATCACCTTTGTCAACACAGAACATACTCACAACCGGGTCATCAACGCTTTACACGGAAGGTCTATAGGGGATGGAATCCGTCTGGTGTCGATTCCAGATGGAATGGAACCCGGGGAGGATAGGAATGATATAGGGAAGTTATGTGCACATATGCCGAAGGTGATGCCTGGGAAGCTGGAAGAACTCATTGAAGAGATCAATAGAGTGGAAGAAGAAAAGCTTGCTTGTGTCATTGTTGATGGGAGTGTTGGCTTTGCTCTTGAAGTTGCGGAGAAGATGAAAGTTAAGAAGGCTGCCTTTTGGCCTGCCTCAGTAGCTATTCTTGCCTTCTTTTACAGTATTCCAAAGATGGTTGAGGATGGAGTCATTGATACTGATG GAACTCCAGTCAAGAAACAGATGTTTCAGCTGGCACATGATATACCGGAAGTCGACAGCACAAACTTCGTTTGGTCCACTATTGGAGGCGCCTTATCCCAAAAAACATTCTTTGACTATATGTGCAAGAACATTGAAGCTGTGAAAGTGACAGAAACCCTTATCGGCAACTCAACCTATGACTTTGAGCCTGGAGCATTCAACATGGTTCCAAATATGCTTCCAATAGGACCTCTTTTGGCCAGCAATCGACAAGGGAATTCAGTAGGACACTTCTGGCAAGAAGACTCAGCTTGCTTGGAATGGCTGGATCAACAGCAGCCTAACTCAGTCATTTATGTTGCATTTGGCAGCTTTGCAATTATAGACAAGATCCAATTCCAAGAGTTCGCACTTGGACTCGAACTCACCAACAAGCCATTTTTGTGGGTTGTGAGGCCAGACATTACTGATGATGCCAAAGAAGCCTTCCCAGAAGGGTTTCAAGAAAGAGTAGCCAACCGTGGGAAAATGGTGGGTTGGGCCCCGCAACAGAAGGTTCTGAGACACCCTTCCATTACCTGCTTCTTTAGCCATTGTGGTTGGAATTCCACCTTGGAAGGTCTAAGCAATGGACTTCCTTTCTTGTGTTGGCCATACTTTGCAGACCAGTTCATGGATGAGAGCTACATTTGTGATATTTGGCAGGTGGGACTGAGGTTTAAAAGAGACGAAAATGGTATCATTACAcgagaagaaattaaaactaaGGTAGCTCAACTTCTTGGTGATGAAAACTATAAAGCAAGAGCTTTGAAACTGAGGAAAGCTGCCATAGAAACTGTTAAAGAAGGTGGTAAGTCGAACAAGTGTTTCAACAAATTCATTGAATGGATGAAGGCACAGGAACCCACCACCAGTCGCAAGTGA